The window AGGCTCTCGTCCCTTCATGATTCGTCTACACTCGCCGCGAATCCATTCTTTCACGGAGATGTCACGATGTTCAGCGCCTTCTCGCGCACCCTGCGAACGTTCACTGCAACCACCGCGCTCCTGGCCCTCACTGGCTGCGGTGAAGATACGCAGGACCCGCTTCCGGGTCCTCCCGAGGAACTCGCCTGCGATTCACAGACCTATGCGGAGGCCGTCCGCAACGCGGCCGAACCCACGGTGGCGGACATTTCCACGGAGCTGTGGGCCATCAGCCCGTCGAATCCGCGGCTCATCTGGAACGAGTCCCGGACGGCCGTGCGCATGGCCATCTGGACCACGTTCGCTGGCTACACGCTGGGCGAGAACACGCTCTCCCGTGAGGTCTGGGTCACACCCGCGCCTCAGCTCCAGACGTTCTGCAAGACGGTTCCCGAAGAGAAGCTCGTGGGTCGCCTCAACCAGTACCTGGGATTGCCCCCGCCCACGGAGAACGACAACGCTCGCTACGTCGTCGAGCTATGGGTCCGGCCCGAGAACCTGTTCCGGCCCTGCCCGGACGCGGAGATTGACGACGCCTCGTGCGGTCTTCAGTTCCCTGCCTCCGCCACCTCCGAGCACAGGAATTGGATCAACGCCTACTACGCCTACAGCTATGGGTTCTGGCAGAGCACGCACTACCCCTGGACCGGGTTGGGCTACACGTATGATTGGTGCAACGCCGACACGCGTGTGGGTGCCAGTGAGTACGTGGTTCGCGCTGACTCCATCGTCGAAGTGACGGGCAAGTTCGAACGCGCCATCTACTGCGCGCCGTAGCGAACCGCACCGGACCCCGGGCACGCGGGCACCTCGTCAGTGAGGGCCCGCGTGTCTGGTCGCGGAAACGGGGCCCGACTGGTCTCTTTCTCCGAGCCATGAATCAGGCCCTCAACTGGCCAGGTCCTGGGACTCGACTGGGGGACGCTTGGGCTCGCCGAAGGACATCAGCCGGCGGTGGAGCGGCGCGAGCAGCCCGAGGAAGATCACCAACACGCCGGTGATCTGCAGGAGCGGCTCGATGGAGACCGCTTCTGCCAGGGGGCCGAAGAGCAGCATGGATAGCGGCATCAGCGCGGTGGAGAGCATGGTCATCACGCTGAAGACTCGGCCCAGGTAAGCCGGCTCCACGCGCTCCTGGAGCATCACCGTGGCGGGCGTGTTGTAGAGCGGCAGTGCCACGCCGAAGATCCCCATGGCCGCCAGGTACACCCCCAAGTGGGGCACCACGCCGAGGGCCACGGTGCACGCGCCCATGATGAGGTTGGACACGACCCTCGTCCGCATGCGGCTGTCGAAACCGCCCCACGCCGCGACATGGGGCCGCCCATCGCCTGGTTCAAGGGCCCTTCGGGCAACGTGCTGTCCGTGCTCCAGGTGAAGTAGACGGCGAGACACATCACCTGCAGGCAAGGAGGGCGCAAGAGCCCCCTCCTTGCGGAAGCATCGTGTTACTGGATGCAGTACGGCCCGCTTGTGGTCACCGGGAAGGAGGAGAGCGCGCCATCCGGAACCACGGCGTGAGGGGCTGACGTGGTGGCGTACCTCCTCATGAGGCCGGCGGAATACCCGAGGTAATACGAGGTGCTGCTCGAACGCTCGCGCAGAATCGCTCCGCAGTACGGCTCGCTGTCGCTGTGGTTGGCCAGTGTGCCCAGCGGAACCGTCTTCACGTTGGACTCACCACCGTAGTAGGCGAGGTCCGACGCGTTGGTGATGGGAATCTTCAGCCCCGTGGTCCAGATGTAGATTTGGGTCCCCGTGCGCTCGCGCAACAGCACCTGCTGGATGCTGTAGTCCTGGAAGGGCGCCTCCCAGTAGCTCGGGATTTCGTTGATGGTCTTCCAGTCATCCCAGAAGTCCAGCTCCGTGGGGTTGGGAATCCACCAGGGCATGCCTCCCACGAAGACGTAGATGGCGATCTGCCCCTTCTCGCGAGCCAGCGTGCCGTCCCGGGGAATCTGGGTGATGGCATCAATGGAGGACTGGGACATCACCACCAGGTTGGCGCTGGAATACAGGCTCCACTGCGTGGAGGGGATGAAGAACCTCGCGCCGCCCGCCACCAGGTAGCGGCTGGTGTTGTCAGCGCTGAGGAGCACAGTGCCGTCCAGCACCGTGGCGTAGCTCGCCAGGGCCTGGGCGCCAAAGAGGCAGAACATCATGGCGAGCACGCGAGGAATCGCTGCCATGGAAGAGAGAACGCGCACGAATCTTCTCCAAGGATGGGGTGGGGGCTGCGAAAGCCACCCTACGGAGACGGCGTGATGGAAGCGTGACGCGGGCCGGTCAGGGGAGGATGAAGTCGCGCGGCTTCAAGGGCTCGGGCTGCGGTTCACCCAGCGCCTCCAGCAGGCTCATCTCCACGGTGCGAGCCATGCATTCTTGAAGTGACCAAGTCGTATGAGACCTCCCCCCCGCGTCTGGACACTGCGGGTCAGGGGGTGGAAAACCATCCACGTGGTGAGGCCCGCATCTCACGACGACTGACAGCGTGCGCTATGATTTCCAGAGCATGCTACCTGCGCTTCGACTTGAGCCTCCTGCCCCCGAATAGACGAGTGCGCTCGGTGATCATCTCCGCAACCGCCTACACTGGCGTCGGACATTGGGGCGACGGAAACGTCTACACGACCTTCGTCCCCAATGACGGCTGGTACGAGGGGAGCATCACCCCCGGCTTGAGATTGTCTATTGATGGGTAGGAGTGCCGCGTCGTGACGAGCTTCAACCTCACGCGAGACGTCCATTGGCGACGCCACGTCCGGCGGAAACCACACCGCCGGATTCGTCGGGTTGACGGCTGCGCATGACGTTCGCGCCTGCACCCGCTGGGTGCCTCACTGCACAGCGATGGATGATGGCGCGCACCCTGCCCGCCAAACCGAGCGGCGGTCAGTCAGGCGCGGAGGGCCCGCGATCTTTTTTCCGACCGACCGATGATTTTCGGTGGCCATGGCGGTCCAACCCTCAAAACCGCTTCACGGAGGACCCCATGACCACGACGACCCACACCGAACTCCAGCACGCCGCCCCAGCCACTCGCCTGCAGTCGGGCACGCAGTCCTCCTCGAAGAAGGCCCTGTGGACAGGACGCGTCCTGAGCGGCATCGCCGTCCTCTTCTTGCTGTTCGATGCCACTGGGAAATTGCTCCAGATTCCCGAGGCCCAGCAGGGCGCGGTGGAGCTCGGCTACCCCGT is drawn from Myxococcus xanthus and contains these coding sequences:
- a CDS encoding MFS transporter, with translation MRTRVVSNLIMGACTVALGVVPHLGVYLAAMGIFGVALPLYNTPATVMLQERVEPAYLGRVFSVMTMLSTALMPLSMLLFGPLAEAVSIEPLLQITGVLVIFLGLLAPLHRRLMSFGEPKRPPVESQDLAS